The DNA sequence GCTCGCTGATCAGCCGCCGCGATGTGCTCGTGGTGGCGAGCGTGAGTTGCATTTATGGTTTGGGCTCGCCGGAGGATTTTCGCGAAATGATGATTCCCCTGCGCGTGGGGGAAGAATACGGCCGCGACAAGTTTCTAGAACGGCTCGTGGAGAACCTTTACGAGCGCAACGACATCCAATTGACGCGCGGTAAATTCCGGGTGCGCGGTGAGGTGGTCGACGTGTTCCCCGCCTACATGGAGAGCGCGATACGCATTGAGTTCTGGGGCGACGAAATCGAGGCCATCACCGAGCTGAATCCGCTGACTGGTGAGATGGGCGAGCGGCTGAACCACTTCCAGCTCTATCCGGCCAACCAATACATTACCCCGCGCCGCAAGTTGGAAACGGCGGTGCAGGCTATCCGCTCCGAGTGCGATCAGCAGGTGAAAACATTTGAAAAAGACCGCCGCCTGATCGAGGCGCAGCGCATCAAAATGCGCACGGATTACGACTTGGAGTTGCTTCAGGAGATGGGCTTTTGCAACGGCATCGAGAACTATTCGCGCCACCTCTCCGGCCGTGAGCCCGGTGAGCGCCCTTGGTGCCTGATCGACTTTTTTCCGAAGGACTTCCTGCTCATCATCGACGAGAGCCACGTGACAGTCCCGCAGATCGGCGCGATGTATCATGGCGACCGTTCGCGCAAGGAGCGGTTGGTTAACTTCGGGTTCCGCCTGCCGTCGGCATTGGACAATCGCCCGCTCAAGCCGGACGAATTCTGGGACGTGACGGGGCAGTGCGTTTTCGTTTCGGCTACGCCCGCAAAGCTGGAGATTGAGAAGTCCGCGGTCATCGCGCATCAGGTCGTACGGCCCACGGGCTTGCTCGATCCGCTGATGGAGGTGCGCCCGATCAAGGGCCAGGTGGAGGACTTGATTGGCGAGGTGAAGAACGCCATCGAACAGGAGGAACGTGTGCTCGTGACTACGCTCACCAAGCGCATGAGCGAAGACCTGACCAGCTACATGCGCGATGCGGGGATACGCGTGGAATACCTGCACAGCGACATCGATGCGATCGAGCGTGTGGAGATTCTGCGTAATCTGCGCCGTGGTGAATTCGACGTGTTAGTTGGCGTCAACTTGCTGCGAGAAGGGTTGGATCTGCCCGAGGTGGCGCTGGTCGCGATCCTCGATGCCGACAAGGAGGGTTTCTTGCGTAGCGAGACGAGTCTTATCCAAACCGCGGGCCGCGCCGCGCGCCACGAGAAGGGCCGGGTGATCCTGTACGCCGACGTGATGAACGACTCGCTCAAGCGCACGATCCAGGTCACCGAAGACCGCCGCGCCAAGCAGATCGCTTTCAACGCGGAAAACGGCATCACGCCGCGCAGTGTTCGGCGTGCGGTTCAGGCCAGCCTGCATTCGCAGGAGGCGGCCGAGAATCCGGTGGACTTCAAGGCCTCGGGTGGCGATGAGGACGTGGCCGCCGTGCTTGCTGAGCTGGAGGCCGAAATGCTGGAAGCCGCTAATGACTTGCAGTTTGAGCGCGCCGCCGTGCTTCGCGACCAGATTGACGCCTTGAAGAACGGCGCTGCCACGAGCAAGAGCGGTTCCGATGGCGGACACACGACCCGCCGCCGCAAGCGCGCCAAAAAAGGCAAGAATATGAAGTGGGGGCGCTGAGGTCCTGGTCGGTCTTTAAAACTGACCATCGGTCAGCGCGTCTCTTGCCGGGGTGAATTTTGGATTGGCAATAGGAGCAGATGCTTGCCATGAATTTCCACGCAGCAGCAACGCAATCCTCCCTGTTTTATCATGCCATACTCTGCCGAACACCTCGCGGCTCCCGCGGTGTCAGACCAGCCAATCTACGATCTGATCTATCATTGCCTGGCGTTGCCGACCTTGGCGGTCGCCAGTGAGTTGGGGCTTTTTACGACGCTGTCCAAGCAGCCAATGACGATTGCATCCACGGCGAAGGCGTTGTCGCTCACAGAGCGTGCGGCCGAGGCAATGATCAGCGTTGGGGCGGCGTCAGGGTTCCTGCAACGCGGGGCTGATGGATGTTTCTCGCTAACGGAAATGGCGTGTACTTACCTGCTGCCGGACAGTCCTTATAGCTATGGTGAGGTGCTTGGCTACGGCTCTGTTGTGAACACCGGTAGCTACGCGCTGGAGTCGATTCGCACGGCGATCGTTGACGGCTCGAAACCCGCTGATGCCAAGGTGATTGCTGCCTCCGATCTTGATGCCGCAGAGCTGAAGCCGTTGTTTAAGCTGTTGCACGCGCACACGCTACCGACGGGGGCTGCCCTGGCTGAGCATCGATATCTTGCTGAGGCGCAGCGCCTGCTGGATGTTGGCGCTGGTTCGTGCTCGATTACCTGTGCGATTGCCAGCAAGCTGCCGAAGCTAGCGGTAACGGCGTTCGATGTCCCAGTTGTTTGCGAGCTGGCCCGTGATACGCTGGCGCAGTTTGGCCTGGAGGATCGGGTGAAGCTCATGATCGGTGATATGTTCCGCGAATTGCCAACCGGCTTTGACGCGCATCTGTTCAGCAACATTTTCCACGATTGGGACTGGGATTCCTGCCTGCAACTGGCCCAGCAATCATTCGCAGCCTTGCCGCCGGGAGGCCGTATTTTGATCAGCGAAGTGCCGATCAATGAAAATCGCGATGGCCCGTTGTTTGCCGCTTGTTATACCGTAGCAATGCTGATCCGTGAGAAGGGCAAGCAGTATGCCATCAGCGAATTTGCAGCGATGCTGGAAACGGCTGGTTTTATCAATTTTGAGAGCCAGCCACTCTTCGGCTACTACCACTTGATCACTGCGCAAAAGCCTGACTAGAGTAGGGCGCTTCGTGCCGCATAAGCGAGGCTATGGGCTGGGCGCTTCGTGCCGCAGCTTTCTCGGCAGAAACAGAATGAAGCTCTGCGCCACGAGCATAGCCGTGAGGTAAAAGAAAAGCCACTCCTCGATGGGGACGCCAAATGGCTTTAACGCGAACTGCGCAAGCGGTGAGGCAACCGCGCCAGCCAGGATGAAGTTGGCGTCGAAGTGCCAGACCTCAAAATGCACGGCGACGATATCCGTTAAAATCAGGTAGGTGCCTAGTAAGGCGGTGGGCCAGAATATTGCGCGCCGGTTGCGCCAAAGCAGTCGGTGGAATCCCAGCCATTGCAGCACGATGACGCCGCCCAGCCAAGCCAGCAGGTGGAAGGCGTAGTAGGCGTTGTCAGGTAACCAGTCGGCGTAGATATTCACGATGTGCAATCAAATGCGGGCGTGCGCAAATAGCAAGGATTGCCGTAAAAGTTGAATCCCGCTCTGGAACAGAGCGGGATTCAGTTTTCGGGGTGAATCTATGAAAGCAAACGCAGAGGGTTACTTTGTTGCTTTCTTTTTGAACTTCTTGGGAGGCTCCGATGCCTCAAGTTCACCGGCCAACGATTCTAGATGCGTGGCGATGAAGTTGGATCGGTTGCGGTTTTCAGTAGCCGCCAGACGATCGATTTTTTCAACCAGATCCTGCGGCAGGCTGATTGAGATTTGGGTTTTTCCGGGCGCACGCCCATGAGTTTGTTTTTTAGCCATAATCTTCCTTGCTTATCAAGAATCCTTTATCGGTAATTAACTGTAGACCCTTTGGCAACACATTAAGCACGATATTTTTGTATCAGGCACTTAAACGTGATTGGCTGGGAGTAACACTCAACATACTGATAAACATTTAACGGAATTATTGTATATGTCTTTAACAATAATTGCGAAAATGTTTCATGCAAGCTGGCATGAACATTATGCAATGCGACTGTCTGGCGTATTTGCTTAGCCGTAAATTGAGAGCAGTGTCTCACCGATCTCGGATGGCGTCGGGGCAACCGCGATACCGGCATCCTTGAGCGCGGCGATCTTGGTTTCCGCGCTGCCACTGGAGCCGGATACGATGGCACCTGCGTGGCCCATGCGGCGTCCGGGAGGCGCGGTCGTGCCAGCGATGAACGCTGCGACCGGCTTCTTGACGTGCTCCTTGATGTAGGCTGCGGCTTCTTCCTCGGCGCTGCCGCCGATCTCGCCAATCAGAATGATGGCTTCAGTTTCCGGATCATCATTAAAGAGCTTTACCGCATCGAGGTGGCTGGTGCCATTGATGGGGTCACCGCCGATGCCGATGCAGGTGCTTTGGCCGTGGCCGCGAACGGTCAGCTGATAGCAAGCCTCGTAGGTGAGGGTGCCGGAGCGGCTGACCACGCCTACCTTGCCGGGCTGCGCAATGTAGCCAGGCATGATGCCGATGTTGCACTCGCCGGGAGTCATAATGCCCGGGCAGTTGGGGCCAATTAGACGGGTCTTGCCGCCGGTTTTGATCAGCGCATCCTTTACGGCAGTCATGTCGCGGACCGGAATGCCTTCGGTGATGCAGATGATCAGCTCGATGCCGGCGTCGATGGCTTCAAGGATGCCGTCAGCCGCAAAGGGAGGCGGGACGAAAATGACGGACGCATTGGCGCCTTCTTTTTCGACCGCTTCGTGCACGGAGTTGAAGATGGGAGTCTTTTCTTCCCAGGTTTGGCCGCCCTTGCCGGGCGTGACGGCAGCAACGTAATTGGTGCCGTAGGCGATGTTATTCAAGGCGTGCTTGGTGCCGGCCTTGCCGGTAATTCCTTGTCCGACGACGCGGGTGTTTTTGCCAACGAGGACACTCATGATCGGTATGGTTTCGTGGTTTTAAATTGGATGTTTACGCGCCTTCGGAGACGAGCTTGACGATTTTTTGAGCTGCGTCGGAGAGCGAGTCGGCAGGAGTCAGGGCCAGGCCACTGTCAGCCAGCGCCTGCTTACCTTCGGCGACGGAGTTACCTTCGAGGCGCACGACGAGCGGCACGGTGATGTCGACGTTCTTAGCGGCTTCGATGATGCCGTCAGCAATGGTCTTGCAGCTCATGATGCCGCCAAAGATGTTGACCAAAATACCCTTCACGTTCGGGTCGCTGAGGATGATCTTAAAGGCCTCGGTGACTTGGTCGGCATTGGCACCACCGCCCACGTCGAGGAAGTTTGCCGGGTTGCCGCCGAAGTGCTTGATGATGTCCATGGTTGCCATGGCCAGACCGGCACCGTTGACGAGGCATGCAATGTTGCCGTCGAGTGCGATGTAGCTAAGACCGGCATCGGAGGCTTTGACTTCCTTGGGGTCTTCTTCGCCGAGGTCGCGCAGGGCGACGATTTCCGGGTGGCGGAACAGGGCATTGCTGTCGAAATTTACCTTGGCGTCGAGGGCCAGGATGTCACCCGCAGGCGTGGTGATGAGCGGGTTAATTTCCACCATCGAGCAGTCCTTGTCCCAGAACATATTGTAAAGGCCGGTCAGGAGCTTATCGAGCTGCTTGAGCTGCTCCTTTTCGGAGAAGCCAAGGCCGAAGGCGATCTGGCGCTTGTGGAAAGGCATGAGGCCGGTCGCGGTGTCGATAATGACGCGGATGATCTTCTCCGGCGTTTCTTCGGCAACGGTTTCGATGTCCACGCCGCCCTCGGTCGATGCGATGATGACGGGCTTGCTCGTGGCGCGGTCCAGCAGGATGGCCAGATAATATTCCTTTTGGATGTCGCTGGCTTCGGTGAAATAGACGGTCTTAACGACGCGGCCTTCCGGGCCGGTTTGGTGGGTGACCAGCGTGTTGCCGAGCATCTTACCCGCAACCTCGGCTGCTTCGGAGCGGGGCAGGACCTTGACGCCTCCCTTGAAGCCGTCGGTAAAGGTTCCTTTGCCGCGACCACCGGCGTGGATTTGGGACTTCACCACAACGGTGTCGCCTTCGATAGCGCTAAGCGCCGCGTCAAATTCGGATGCGTTCTGGGCCGCCTTGCCGGCGGGCACCGCGATGCCGAATTCGGAGAACAATTCCTTGGCTTGGTATTCGTGAATATTCATGGGTTTCAGGAAGTGGGCTGGGTTGGCAGGATGTTTGCCACATCAGGGTTTTGGCAACGCTTAATTTGCTCCGCCCATCTATTATTTTGCCTTTATTGGTCAATGATGCGCGGTTTTTTATGTCGTAATTAACATAAAACGCCGGGGTGGCTAAAAAATGTCCAACGTGATTAATCAAGCTAATGCAGCGGACTGCATATCGCTAATTTCAGCGATGCCTTTCTTGGCCAGGGAGAGTAGCCGGTCGAGCTGCTCCTGGGTAAACGTGGCCTCTTCGCCGGTGCCTTGGACCTCGACGAATTCGCCGGCGCTGGTCATGACGACGTTGAAATCGACGTCGGCGTCGCGGTCTTCCACATAGGGCAGATCGAGAACTTCGAGGTCCTGCCACACGCCTACACTGACGGCGGCGACGGAGTTTTCCATCGGATTCTCGGCGAGGACGCCGTCATTCATCAGGCGCTTAAAGGCCATCTTGGCGGCGACGCAGGCTCCAGTGATCGACGCGGTGCGGGTGCCGCCGTCGGCCTGGAGGACGTCGCAGTCGATCCAGAGCGTCATACCTGGCATTTTCTTGAGGTCGACCACGGCGCGCATGGAGCGGCCGATGAGGCGCTGGATTTCCACGGTGCGCCCGTCGACGCGGCCCTTGGAGGAGTCGCGCGGTTTGCGATCGAGCGTGGAGTAGGGCAGCATCGAGTATTCGGCGGTGATCCAGCCTCCCTCGACGCCCTGGGCGTTCATCCAGCCAGGAACGCGCTTCTCGATCGTGGCGCTACAGATGACGCGTGTATTGCCGAAGCTGACGAGGACAGAGCCGGTGGCGTTTGGCGCAATGCCGGGTTCAAAGGAAATCGGGCGGAGCTGGTCGACTTGGCGACCATCCAGACGGAGGTTTTCGGACATATGCGCAGGAAACAGATTTCAGGAAAAAGATGAAAGCAAAAAGGCGCTCCCGCAATGGGAACGCCTTCTTGGAAATGATTTTGCTATCGTGCGCTGCAGATTAGTAGGGGACGCCGATGCCGACGATGATCTGCTGCTCGCGTTTAACGCCGCCAGTGCCGACGGTGTTGTCATAGGTCAGTTCGTAAGCGATGCTGGCTTCCACCCATTCAGCCAGTTTGCTGATCAGCGCGGCGGTGAAGCCGTACTGGTAGTTTTGGGTGTCGCTCGGCTCGACGCTACCGAATGCGGTTTGCTCGAAGCGGACGATTTCGCTGAAGTGATAAACGAACTCTTCCTTAAGCGTGGCGAGGTTATACCATTTTTGCGAAATGCCTTCGGCGTCCTTGTATTGAAGGGTGTAGGCCGGAATCAGATCGAGGGTCATGTCGTCGGTTTCGATGACGTGGAAACCGAGGCCAAGGTCGAGATCAGCCTGGTGGCGGATGTCTTTGACCTGGTTGCGCAGGTAGCTTGCACTGGCGTTGAAGAACATCCAGTCGTTGATGTCGTAATCGTAGTCGAACTCGGCACCGTATTGGTCCTGGTTCTTGTTAACTCCGCCGTTGGTCTGCGTCTGGCGGCTGTATTGGTAGTAAATGTCGTAGGCGTAGTGGTGGGGTGCCGCGTCCTTCTTACCATTGAGGTCGAAGTTCACGCCGGTGGTTTCG is a window from the Cerasicoccus sp. TK19100 genome containing:
- a CDS encoding DUF481 domain-containing protein codes for the protein MLRLTTLFASLLICASVSADTLVLKNGDRISGTLTSKENGVITFQSDLLGQLTIPESDATVEMPAPPAPSPAEAAAVANATTAAAVTEEATDKESISKQKQEEVDAVTKSIKDTQNWIHENIIPEGWSGKLSFGFRYLESNTETTGVNFDLNGKKDAAPHHYAYDIYYQYSRQTQTNGGVNKNQDQYGAEFDYDYDINDWMFFNASASYLRNQVKDIRHQADLDLGLGFHVIETDDMTLDLIPAYTLQYKDAEGISQKWYNLATLKEEFVYHFSEIVRFEQTAFGSVEPSDTQNYQYGFTAALISKLAEWVEASIAYELTYDNTVGTGGVKREQQIIVGIGVPY
- a CDS encoding methyltransferase, with amino-acid sequence MPYSAEHLAAPAVSDQPIYDLIYHCLALPTLAVASELGLFTTLSKQPMTIASTAKALSLTERAAEAMISVGAASGFLQRGADGCFSLTEMACTYLLPDSPYSYGEVLGYGSVVNTGSYALESIRTAIVDGSKPADAKVIAASDLDAAELKPLFKLLHAHTLPTGAALAEHRYLAEAQRLLDVGAGSCSITCAIASKLPKLAVTAFDVPVVCELARDTLAQFGLEDRVKLMIGDMFRELPTGFDAHLFSNIFHDWDWDSCLQLAQQSFAALPPGGRILISEVPINENRDGPLFAACYTVAMLIREKGKQYAISEFAAMLETAGFINFESQPLFGYYHLITAQKPD
- the uvrB gene encoding excinuclease ABC subunit UvrB; protein product: MDFKLQSEYGPQGDQPGAIDALTRSIRAGNQFQTLLGVTGSGKTFTMANVVQELQRPTLVISHNKTLAAQLYSEFKSFFPNNAVEYFVSYYDYYQPEAYVPQTDTYIEKDSSINDEIERLRIAATSSLISRRDVLVVASVSCIYGLGSPEDFREMMIPLRVGEEYGRDKFLERLVENLYERNDIQLTRGKFRVRGEVVDVFPAYMESAIRIEFWGDEIEAITELNPLTGEMGERLNHFQLYPANQYITPRRKLETAVQAIRSECDQQVKTFEKDRRLIEAQRIKMRTDYDLELLQEMGFCNGIENYSRHLSGREPGERPWCLIDFFPKDFLLIIDESHVTVPQIGAMYHGDRSRKERLVNFGFRLPSALDNRPLKPDEFWDVTGQCVFVSATPAKLEIEKSAVIAHQVVRPTGLLDPLMEVRPIKGQVEDLIGEVKNAIEQEERVLVTTLTKRMSEDLTSYMRDAGIRVEYLHSDIDAIERVEILRNLRRGEFDVLVGVNLLREGLDLPEVALVAILDADKEGFLRSETSLIQTAGRAARHEKGRVILYADVMNDSLKRTIQVTEDRRAKQIAFNAENGITPRSVRRAVQASLHSQEAAENPVDFKASGGDEDVAAVLAELEAEMLEAANDLQFERAAVLRDQIDALKNGAATSKSGSDGGHTTRRRKRAKKGKNMKWGR
- the rph gene encoding ribonuclease PH, producing MSENLRLDGRQVDQLRPISFEPGIAPNATGSVLVSFGNTRVICSATIEKRVPGWMNAQGVEGGWITAEYSMLPYSTLDRKPRDSSKGRVDGRTVEIQRLIGRSMRAVVDLKKMPGMTLWIDCDVLQADGGTRTASITGACVAAKMAFKRLMNDGVLAENPMENSVAAVSVGVWQDLEVLDLPYVEDRDADVDFNVVMTSAGEFVEVQGTGEEATFTQEQLDRLLSLAKKGIAEISDMQSAALA
- the sucD gene encoding succinate--CoA ligase subunit alpha; this translates as MSVLVGKNTRVVGQGITGKAGTKHALNNIAYGTNYVAAVTPGKGGQTWEEKTPIFNSVHEAVEKEGANASVIFVPPPFAADGILEAIDAGIELIICITEGIPVRDMTAVKDALIKTGGKTRLIGPNCPGIMTPGECNIGIMPGYIAQPGKVGVVSRSGTLTYEACYQLTVRGHGQSTCIGIGGDPINGTSHLDAVKLFNDDPETEAIILIGEIGGSAEEEAAAYIKEHVKKPVAAFIAGTTAPPGRRMGHAGAIVSGSSGSAETKIAALKDAGIAVAPTPSEIGETLLSIYG
- a CDS encoding ribbon-helix-helix domain-containing protein, whose amino-acid sequence is MAKKQTHGRAPGKTQISISLPQDLVEKIDRLAATENRNRSNFIATHLESLAGELEASEPPKKFKKKATK
- the sucC gene encoding ADP-forming succinate--CoA ligase subunit beta, with the protein product MNIHEYQAKELFSEFGIAVPAGKAAQNASEFDAALSAIEGDTVVVKSQIHAGGRGKGTFTDGFKGGVKVLPRSEAAEVAGKMLGNTLVTHQTGPEGRVVKTVYFTEASDIQKEYYLAILLDRATSKPVIIASTEGGVDIETVAEETPEKIIRVIIDTATGLMPFHKRQIAFGLGFSEKEQLKQLDKLLTGLYNMFWDKDCSMVEINPLITTPAGDILALDAKVNFDSNALFRHPEIVALRDLGEEDPKEVKASDAGLSYIALDGNIACLVNGAGLAMATMDIIKHFGGNPANFLDVGGGANADQVTEAFKIILSDPNVKGILVNIFGGIMSCKTIADGIIEAAKNVDITVPLVVRLEGNSVAEGKQALADSGLALTPADSLSDAAQKIVKLVSEGA